Part of the Desulforegula conservatrix Mb1Pa genome is shown below.
GAATCGGCGGCATGCCCAATGCAGTTGGAAAGCTCATAGCCGAATCAGACCTTAAAAATCTCGGCGTGCATACAGAAATGCTTGCTGACGCATATCTTGATATGTACAAGTCCGGAAAAATCACCAATCTCAACAAGCTCACAGATCCTGGTAAAATGGTTTACACCTTTGCACTCGGAAGTTCAGAGCTTTATGAGTTTCTTGATGACAATCCATGCTGCGCGAGCTATCCGGTTGACTACACAAACAACCTACAGCGAATCTCGTCCAATCCCGGCGTGATTTCCATAAACAACGCCCTCGAGCTGGATCTTTTCGGCCAGGTCTCTTCTGAATCATCAGGAAACAGACACATCACAGGCACAGGCGGACAGTTTGACTTCGCTTACGGCGCTTACCATTCACTTGGCGGAAAATCATTCATATGCCTTACAGCAACCACAAAAGGCAAGGATGGAAAGCTCAAATCAAGAATAAGACCTGCTTTTGAAACAGGCACAATTGTCACCCTGCCAAGAACCATAACAAACTATGTTGTCACCGAGTTCGGAATAATCAATCTCAAGGGCAAGTCAACCTGGGAAAGAGCCGAAGCACTCATAAGCATAGCTCATCCTGATTTCAGGGATGAACTCGTCAGAGATGCCGAAAGAATGGGCATATGGACAAAATCAAATAAAATCGATGCACGCTACCTTGCAGCATCATAATCCCGGATCGCATTCAGACAATTAAGCAAACCCTGAATGCAAAACGGAATATCAGAAGGCCTAACGGGCATACCTGCACAAACCCCGCATTATCCTGGCCGGCAGCAAGTGGCTGCTGCCGACCAGGAGTCCAGGGTCTGAGAATGGAAAAGCCCTATAAATAATTCTTAATAAAATTTCAAAAGCAAGATCTCTGCACTCCTCAAACAAGAACCAGGAAGGCAGACGGCGGCAAAGGCCTAAAGGGCGATACCTGCAAAATCCCCTCAAATCCTGACCGGCAGCAAGTGGCTGCAGCCGGTCAGGAGTCGGGCACCAGCAGACTCAGCCCTTAAAACAACAAATAACAATGAACAGCGTTTAACCGAAGCAGCCCAAATCAAAGACACGAACCAAAGAAAGGAATTAAACAAAAATGGCTCAGCTAATAGCAGACAAAAGAGATGTGGAATTTGTACTTCATGAACAGTTTGAAGCTGCATCACTTGCAAAATACAGCGCGTATTCATCTTTTAATAAAAAAACCATAGACCTCATAGTTTCTGAAGCCAGAAATCTGGCAATAAAGGAAATACTGCCTCTTCAGAAGATCTCGGATGACGGATGCGTATTTGACGCAGGAAAAGTCACGGTACCTGAAGCTTATCACAAGGTTTTTGCTTCATATATGGCTGGTGAATGGCTTGCCATGACAGATGATCCTGAATGGGGCGGACAGGGCGCGCCAAAACTTGTTGCAATGGCGGCAAATGAATATTTTTACGGCGCGTGCAACTCATTCATGCTTTTTCACATGCTCAGCCACGGCGCAGCGAGACTTGTCGAACACTTTGGAACAGAGGAACAGAAAAAAACCTATCTTGGAAACATGCTTTCAGGAAAGTGGTCAGGAACCATGCTCCTTACAGAACCTGAAGCAGGCTCTGACGTAGGCGCACTCACATCAACAGCCAAGAAAAACCCTGACGGGACATACAGCATCACTGGAAACAAGATTTTCATATCAGGCGGCGAGCATAACATGGTGGACAATATCATCCATCCTGTTCTTGCCAGACTTGAAGGCGCGCCGGCAGGCACAAGGGGCATATCCCTCTTTCTTGTTCCAAAATTCAGGGTAAACGCAGACGGCTCACTCGGCGAGTTCAACGATGTAGTATGCACAGGCATCGAGCACAAGATGGGGCTTCATGGAAACTGCACATGCTCACTTACTCTTGGCGGAAGCGGAAACTGCATAGGAACTCTTCTTGGTGAAGAAAACAAAGGCATGGCAGCGATGTTCGTAATGATGAACGAAGCCCGCCAGATGGTTGGTCTCCAGGGATTTGCCAATGCTTCGGCATCCTATATGTACGCACTCGAATACGCGAGACAGAGAATCCAGACCAAGCACATGACAGCACCTGCTACGGCAGGCCCTGCGCCAATCATCCAGCATCCTGACGTAAGGCGCCAGCTCATGATCATGAAGGCCCATGTTGAAGGCATGCGCAGCCTTATCTATTACGGCGGCCTGTGCCAGGATCTTGAAAAGAATGCTGCAACAGAAGAAGAAAAAGCCGCTATGTCGGAAATGCTCGAAATTCTGACTCCGATAATAAAGGGATACATCACTGACAAGGCCTTTGAGATGTGCAGTCACGGCGTTCAGGTCTACGGCGGCTATGGCTTTATTGAAGAATATCCTGTGGCCCAGCTCCTCAGAGACTCCAGAATATTCATGATCTACGAAGGAACAAACGGAATTCAGTCCATTGACCTTGTCGGAAGAAAAATGGGCATGAAAAAAGGAAAGCCTTTCATGGCCTTCCTTGAAGAAATCAAAAAAACCATCACAAAAGCAGCCGCAACAAAAGGTACTGAAGAGCTTGCAAAAGAACTCCAGGAGTACCTCGACACATACATGAAGTCTGCTGCCACCCTTGCCCAGAATACTGCATCTGACAAAATTCTGAGCGCTTATGGATACACCCATCCTTTCCTTGAATGCACAGGAGATCTTTCAATGGCATGGATGCTTCTCTGGAGAGCTGCAACAGCGGCCCAGAAACTCGGAGCAGCCGGAAAAGACCTGGCTTTCTACAAAGGCCAGATCGACACAGCAAGATTCTTCATCCGCTATGTGCTTCCTGTTGCAAAAGGAAGACTCGCTGCGATTGACATGTGCGACGGAGCGGCTGTTGAAATATCCGAAGACGGATTCGGCGGAAAATAAAAAAGAGCTGCAATGAACCAATGCAGGGAAAGAGCAAAATACTTTCCCTGCAAATCAGAACAAAAAAATAACGGATGGTTGAAATGAACGACGCAGTAATAGTGGCAGGAACAAGAACGGCAATCGGAGCATTTGGCGGATCCCTTAAAGATGTCGGGGCTATTGATCTTGGTTCACTTGTAATCCGTGAAACCATGAAAAAAGCCGGTGTAAAACCTGAGGCCGACGCTGCAACCATGAAATATGCACCTGATGCACTCAAGGGAATAGGCAAGATCCAGCTCGAACATGATCATAATTCTTGGGAACCGTTCCTCAAGCCGGTTAATGTTGATGAAGTTATCATGGGCAATGTTCTCCAGGCAGGTCTTGGCCAGAATACAGCACGTCAGGCAATGATCAGCGCAGGAGTCAACAAGGAAACGCCTGCTTTTACGATAAACAAGGTGTGCGGTTCCGGGCTGAAGGCAATCGCTCTTGCGGCCCAGTCAATAATGACAGGACAGGCAGATGTTGTTGTGGCTGGTGGAATGGAAAGCATGAGCAATGCGCCCCTTGCGCTGAAACAGGCAAGATGGGGACATAGGATGGAATTGACCGGCGTCGGCAAAGTTTACGACCTCATGGTTTTTGATGGCCTGTATGAAATTTTCTACGGTTATCACATGGGAATAACTGCCGAAAATATTGCCGCAAAATATTCCATATCAAGGGCTGATCAGGACAAACTCGCGTATATCAGCCACGAAAGAGCACTTTCTGCAATCAGAAACGGTCTTTTCAAGGATGAGATCGCGCCTGTCAAGATCAAGGCCAGGAAAGGCGAAATCGTAATTGATACAGATGAAAGACCAATGGAGACAAGCATTGAGGCGCTTGGCAAAATGAAGCCGGCCTTCAAAAAAGATGGCTCTGTAACCGCAGGCAATGCTTCGGGAATCAATGACGGAGCAGCATCTGTTCTGATCATGAGCCGCCAGAAAGCAGCAGAGCTTGATCTTCACCCCCTGGCAATAATCAAGGGCTTTGCCTCAGGCGGCCTTGATCCGGCTTATATGGGATTAGGCCCGGTTCCGGCCATACGCAAGGTTCTCAAGCAGACCGGAATGGCGCTGAATGACATAGACATGATTGAGCTGAACGAGGCGTTTGCATCCCAGGCAATAGGCTGCATGATCGAACTCGGAATTGATTATGAAGCACCAAACCCGCTTGGAAGCGGTATTTCTCTGGGACATCCCATCGGATGCACCGGCGCACGCCAGGTAGTCACAATGATCCATGAAATGAAAAGAAAAAATTATGCCACAGGCCTTGTTTCAATGTGCATAGGCGGGGGCATGGGAATGGCAATGATACTGGAAGCAGCGAAATAAAAAACTCAGGCATTACGACGGCATATGATGAACACATCCGCTGGCTGCGCTCTGCAAGCAGATCGCATGGATATTTCGGACCGCCGTCCAAGTGCATAAAAATCAAAAAAACCACAATCCGGGGAGGCAGGTATGGAAAATTCTTCAAAAAGTGGCTGGATAGTAGTTCTGGCAGGCGTGTGCATAAATCTAACCATGGGATTTCTTTATGCCTGGAGCGTAGTCAGGGGGGGCATCCCCGAAGCATGGGGCTGGAGCAACGCGGACAAGGCCCTGCCGTTCTCCGTTATCTGCATAGCCATAACAATAGCCATGATTCCGGCAGGAAGACTACAGGACAAGATAGGCCCTAAAATAGTTTCAACGGTGGGAGGAATTCTGATAGGCCTTGGCTTCCTTGTCTGTTATTTTTCAGGCTCGAGCCTTGCCGGTTTTGTGGTTGGATTTGGAGTTCTTGGCGGCATCGGCATGGGTGCAAGCTATGCTTCTGCGACACCTCCGGCCGTCAAATGGTTTCCTCCAGCTAAGACAGGCATGATAGCAGGCATAGTCGTGGCAGGGTTCGGACTTTCACCGGTCATAATCGCGCCCTTGACATCAAAACTGCTTGCATTGTTTCAGACAACCATCATTGACAGCTCGACAGGCAATACAATTGTTGAAAAAGGCGTTTCAATGACCATGCTTGTCTATGCAATCGCCTTCCCAATAATAATAGTAGCACTCTCCCAGATGCTGACAAATCCGCCTGTCAGCAATGCAGCCAAGGTTGCCGCAGCAGCAACGTCGCTGAAAGCAACTGACAAAAAAGATTTCGCGTGGAAAGAAATGATGAGTACATCCCAGTTTTATCTTCTGTGGTTCATGTACTTTGCAGGTTCGGCAGCAGGTCTCATGTTTATCAGCGTAGCACAGGAGCTCGGCAAAAAAACACTCGGTGAATATGCATTCTTTGCGGTTGTTGTACTGGCATGCGGAAATGCGGGCGGACGAGTTCTTGCAGGTATAGTATCAGATATAATAGGCCGCCAGTGGACAATCTTCTGCTCATGCGTTCTTCAGTCCCTGGTTGTATTCTGCATGTATCTTGCCACAAGCGGAGCTGCATGGAGCTCAAACGCATTTATCATGATGACCCTGGTTGCACTGATAGGAGCCAACTTTGGTTCGAATCTCGCTCTGTTCCCGGCGGTTACCAAAGATTATTTCGGTGTCAAAAATTTTGGCCTGAACTATGGAATCCTCTTCACAGCATGGGGAACAGCCGGCCTTGTAATGCCCTGGATCAACGGATTTGTAAAAGATGTGGGTATGCCGCAGCTGTCTTACCTCATTGTCATATCAATGCTCATGACAGCGGCAGTATTCACCTTTCTCAGCCGCAGCATAGCCAACAGAAAAACTGGTTCCAGCACAAGCCTGCCATCAGGAGCAGGAGCATAAATAAAATATAGTAGAATCAAAAACCCGCAGAAGCCTGAAAACAGCTTTTGCGGGTTTTTAGTTATTATCCTGCCTGATCCGGGACAAACCATGGATAACGACAAATATGTCCAACAATTACCCATAAAACGAGACAAAATTGTCCTGAACAGGGCCGAAAAGCTTGAAAACATTGACACTATCATAAAAATAAAGCCGGGCACGAAAAATGCTAAACCCAATAACCGGTTCGGGAAACAGAATCAAAAAAAACAAGCAAAGCGTATTCCATTTTCAAATCAAAGAAAAAATGGCGGCGACACACGAGCTGAATAAGCGGCCAAAGAAACCTTGAAACGATAAATATCTTTGATTTGAAATTGGAATATTCATTAAGTTTAATAAATTTTATTCCGGCATAAATTATCCCGGAAAAACAATTGGAGAAATAGAGATGAGCGTCGGTTTTTTAAAAAAAAGGGCCAGGGGCAAAAAATATCGAAAACACATGAGCGAGGCTGAAAAGACATCCTCCGAGGCTGTATTTCAGGAAATAAAAAAAATCGTGATAAACGAAAGAATCAATGCTTACAGAGAAAGGGACAGAAGGCCAAGCGCAGCCCAGGACAGCAATGCCGCAAAAAAGCTGAAATGCGAACTTGGTCTCATAGCAAATGAAATCCCTGAATACTTTCTTGACATAGAAGCCATGAACAAAACAGATATGCTTGAGATAGACAGATGGAGACAGTTTTCATTCGGAAAAGGCTTATCCACAATTGATTGCATAAAAACGCTCATGACATTCATATCACCAAGTCAAAGCACAAAAACCCCATCATCCTTTGACGATGACAGTTTATCAAGGCTTTGCCCTGAACTGGACGCATTCATCCCTGAAAACCAGGGCGCACCTTATGACATGAGGACAATAATAACCTCAATTGTTGATAAAGGTATTATTTTCAAGGCTCCGGCAAGCTGTACTGCAAGCATGATAATCTGCTTTGCAAGGATAGGCGGAAATCCCGTAGGTATAATCGCAAATCAACCTTTTTTCCCTTCAGGCCTCATAGATTCGGGAATAGCAGACAAAGCAGCCAAATTCATACGGTTCTGCGACACAATAGACATCCCCATTATATCAATCACCGAGGCCCCAGGTTTCTTGTCGGGATACGGCCATGATTGGGATGAAAATATAAGACACGGAGCAAAGCTTCTCTGGAGCTATTCAGCTGCGACCGTACCCAAGATACTGCTTATAACCAGAAAAGCATGGGCTGGGGAAAACATTCCTTTCTCATCAAAACACCTTGGAGCTGACGCTGTTTTTGCATGGCCATCGCCTATAAATGACGGAACTGAAAGCC
Proteins encoded:
- a CDS encoding carboxyl transferase domain-containing protein, with the protein product MSVGFLKKRARGKKYRKHMSEAEKTSSEAVFQEIKKIVINERINAYRERDRRPSAAQDSNAAKKLKCELGLIANEIPEYFLDIEAMNKTDMLEIDRWRQFSFGKGLSTIDCIKTLMTFISPSQSTKTPSSFDDDSLSRLCPELDAFIPENQGAPYDMRTIITSIVDKGIIFKAPASCTASMIICFARIGGNPVGIIANQPFFPSGLIDSGIADKAAKFIRFCDTIDIPIISITEAPGFLSGYGHDWDENIRHGAKLLWSYSAATVPKILLITRKAWAGENIPFSSKHLGADAVFAWPSPINDGTESPVSCENESAKKKGVPAKSPRRHKQKIQSMEFLFSKSRVPDYSGFGETMIKPSETRIKIASALANLSMAKTQRKDKKSNWDSGWAELEKTEKPCMAFPSSVTRYAG
- a CDS encoding acyl-CoA dehydrogenase → MAQLIADKRDVEFVLHEQFEAASLAKYSAYSSFNKKTIDLIVSEARNLAIKEILPLQKISDDGCVFDAGKVTVPEAYHKVFASYMAGEWLAMTDDPEWGGQGAPKLVAMAANEYFYGACNSFMLFHMLSHGAARLVEHFGTEEQKKTYLGNMLSGKWSGTMLLTEPEAGSDVGALTSTAKKNPDGTYSITGNKIFISGGEHNMVDNIIHPVLARLEGAPAGTRGISLFLVPKFRVNADGSLGEFNDVVCTGIEHKMGLHGNCTCSLTLGGSGNCIGTLLGEENKGMAAMFVMMNEARQMVGLQGFANASASYMYALEYARQRIQTKHMTAPATAGPAPIIQHPDVRRQLMIMKAHVEGMRSLIYYGGLCQDLEKNAATEEEKAAMSEMLEILTPIIKGYITDKAFEMCSHGVQVYGGYGFIEEYPVAQLLRDSRIFMIYEGTNGIQSIDLVGRKMGMKKGKPFMAFLEEIKKTITKAAATKGTEELAKELQEYLDTYMKSAATLAQNTASDKILSAYGYTHPFLECTGDLSMAWMLLWRAATAAQKLGAAGKDLAFYKGQIDTARFFIRYVLPVAKGRLAAIDMCDGAAVEISEDGFGGK
- a CDS encoding L-lactate MFS transporter, whose translation is MENSSKSGWIVVLAGVCINLTMGFLYAWSVVRGGIPEAWGWSNADKALPFSVICIAITIAMIPAGRLQDKIGPKIVSTVGGILIGLGFLVCYFSGSSLAGFVVGFGVLGGIGMGASYASATPPAVKWFPPAKTGMIAGIVVAGFGLSPVIIAPLTSKLLALFQTTIIDSSTGNTIVEKGVSMTMLVYAIAFPIIIVALSQMLTNPPVSNAAKVAAAATSLKATDKKDFAWKEMMSTSQFYLLWFMYFAGSAAGLMFISVAQELGKKTLGEYAFFAVVVLACGNAGGRVLAGIVSDIIGRQWTIFCSCVLQSLVVFCMYLATSGAAWSSNAFIMMTLVALIGANFGSNLALFPAVTKDYFGVKNFGLNYGILFTAWGTAGLVMPWINGFVKDVGMPQLSYLIVISMLMTAAVFTFLSRSIANRKTGSSTSLPSGAGA
- a CDS encoding thiolase family protein, which translates into the protein MNDAVIVAGTRTAIGAFGGSLKDVGAIDLGSLVIRETMKKAGVKPEADAATMKYAPDALKGIGKIQLEHDHNSWEPFLKPVNVDEVIMGNVLQAGLGQNTARQAMISAGVNKETPAFTINKVCGSGLKAIALAAQSIMTGQADVVVAGGMESMSNAPLALKQARWGHRMELTGVGKVYDLMVFDGLYEIFYGYHMGITAENIAAKYSISRADQDKLAYISHERALSAIRNGLFKDEIAPVKIKARKGEIVIDTDERPMETSIEALGKMKPAFKKDGSVTAGNASGINDGAASVLIMSRQKAAELDLHPLAIIKGFASGGLDPAYMGLGPVPAIRKVLKQTGMALNDIDMIELNEAFASQAIGCMIELGIDYEAPNPLGSGISLGHPIGCTGARQVVTMIHEMKRKNYATGLVSMCIGGGMGMAMILEAAK
- a CDS encoding acetyl-CoA hydrolase/transferase family protein, translated to MDYARTYTSKKLSAEAAVELVSSGDWIDYGAFLCAPKVLDAALAKRIDSLTDVKIRTLAFPGTSAVAAASQGSDKIIYNSWHFSGAERKLHDSGSCHFIPFVYHEGPSHYRRNINVDVCMLRTGPMDKFGYFNYGAANSCSRSAIENAKLVIIEVSETMPRCLGGYHESVHISEIDYVVETDNAPAFALPNPVISDTDKKIAELIVNEIKDGACIQLGIGGMPNAVGKLIAESDLKNLGVHTEMLADAYLDMYKSGKITNLNKLTDPGKMVYTFALGSSELYEFLDDNPCCASYPVDYTNNLQRISSNPGVISINNALELDLFGQVSSESSGNRHITGTGGQFDFAYGAYHSLGGKSFICLTATTKGKDGKLKSRIRPAFETGTIVTLPRTITNYVVTEFGIINLKGKSTWERAEALISIAHPDFRDELVRDAERMGIWTKSNKIDARYLAAS